The region tctttgcaatttagcaaagctttgacgagcattgtttcattcttgggttccacattagaggtctatgcaatttaacaaagcattgatgagcattgtttaattgttgagctcaacaatagaaatgtatacactttaaacaaagctttgatgaggattgtttcattcttgagttccacattataagtctatgcaatttagcaaagctttgatgagcatagtttaattcttgggttccacaatagaagtagtcttcgcaatttagcaaagctttgatgaccgttgtttaattcttgtgttccataataaaagtctgtgcaatttaatcaaagctttgatgagcattgcttcattcttttgttccacaatagaagtctatggaatttaagaatgttttgatgagcattgtttaattctagagttgcacaatagaagtagccttcgtaatttagtataagtttgatgagccttgtttaattcttgagttccataataaaagtcagtgcaattatagaaaagctttgatgagcattgtttcattcttgagttccacattataagtctatgcaatttagaaatgctttgatgagcattgtttaattctagagttgcacaatagaagtagccttcgtaatttagcatagttttgatgagcattggttaattcaagagttgcacaatagaagtagcctttgtaatttagcatagttttgatgagcattgccatattcttgagttccataatagaagtctatgcaatttaaataaggcttcttaatttaccatagttttgatgagcattgtttcattcttgagttccacattagaagtctatgcaatctagcaatgctttgatgagcactgtttaattctagagtttcacaatagaagtagccttcgtaatttagcatagttttgatgagcattgttttgttcttgagttccacaatagaagtctatgcaatttaaacaaggctttgatgagcattgtttcattcttgagttccacaatagagttctatgcaatttaagcaaagctttgatgagcattgtttaattcttgagttccacaattgaattcgatgcaatttaagcaaaactttgacgaggattgtttaattcatgagttccataatagaagtctatgtaacttgcaatgctttgatgcgcattgcttaatacttgagttccacaatagaagtgtatccaatgtagcaaagctataatgagcatcgtttaattcttgagttccacattagaagtctacacaatataagaaaagctttgataagcattgtttgatttattagttccacgaagtctatgcaatttagcaaagctttgatgagcattatttcattcttgagttccacattggaagtctttgcaatttagcaaagcattgatgagcattgtttaatgaattccacaatagaagtaacctttgcaatttagcaaagatttgatgagcattgtttaattctttagttccataatagaagtgtatgcactttaagcaaagctttgatgagcgttgtttcattcttgctacaatagaagtctatgcaatatagcaaagctttgatgagtattgtttatctcttgagttccacaatagaagtctatgcaatttaagcaaagctttgtgtgcattgtttaattttcgagttccacaatagaagtctacgcaatttagcaacgctttgatgagcattgtttagatcttgtgttccacaatagaattctatgcaatttaagcaaatcattgatgaggattgtttcaatcttgagttccacaatagaagtatatgtaacttagcaaagctttgatgatcattgtttaatacttgagttccataatagaagtctatgcaatttaccaaagctttgataagcatcgtttaattcttgagttccacaatagaagtctatgcaatttaagcaagtctttgatgaacagtgtttgattcttgagttccacaatagaagtctttgcaatttagcaaagctttgacgagcattgtttcattcttgggttccacattagaggtctatgcaatttaacaaagcattgatgagcattgtttaattgttgagctcaacaatagaaatgtatacactttaaacaaagctttgatgaggattgtttcattcttgagttccacattataagtctatgcaatttagcaaagctttgatgagcatagtttaattcttgggttccacaatagaagtagtcttcgcaatttagcaaagctttgatgaccgttgtttaattcttgtgttccacaataaaagtctgtgcaatttaagcaaagctttgatgagcattgcttcattcttttttttttttgaaaagagccaaagctcagcaaactttattaaaaagaataaaagaatacaaggAACAAATCAACcaaaatacaaatataaccatcctatccataaccaactaccaaacCATTTCCTAATAAGAAGAAAAAACCACTCACAACCCCAAAACACCCTAAATTCCTTAAAGGTAGCCCAAAACCTTATTGAaagagggaaaaaaggtaacttcacccccttGCTCCAACCAAATCTCCAAAATATAAGGAAACCAAAGCAAGGGTtaaggcccttaaaaaaaccctcaatccataagctaacctttaagaaaaaaaccctcaagttcaaaacccacaaacTACAAAAAACAAGGAAATCCCAATAAACTAAACCACAAATAAACATAACATCAAAGAGAAAACAGGAAAGCCCCTCACGACAATTAGTCCCAAATCTCCTGTCGCAATCCTTGTCCTTTACATTAACCAAATTCCACTGCAACACCTTCACGATATTAGTCCAGCATTTTCTCCTACCAATCAGCTCTTGTATCCACTCTCTGTTACTCCATCTAATATCCTTTATCCTCACAATATAACTCCTCAAATTGAAACTCCTGCTATGAGTAAACCCAACTTCAGCAATATTGACAATCAACAGCAGATAGAACATCCTGCATTCACAAAACAAGAAATAAAAGGAgcaccaaatccaccaaagaattAGAACCAGTTGCAGACTcgacatggcatcaatcacatgtctaggattttcCATTTGAATAATCTCAAAAAAGATCATATCCAAATACAAAATCCCAAAGGTACAAATCACATAAATCAAGAGCAAGCTCTTAATCCAGTGAAATAATCCGTCAATTCCTTGGAAATCATCAATTCCTTTAATTCTTCCTTTCCGAAAATACCCCCAATACAAATCTCTCATAAAGGCAGCCAAACTAACCCTCAATCCCATATTAACCCAAATGTCTAACCTGAAAGAATCATCACCGAAAGCCCAGAAATAGTCCTTCATATTTTACAAAAAATTACTTCCAAATATACCCCAGGTCTGTAACACTTTCTCACTGACCATGATATTCATTTTCCTCAACCCTATCAACTTCAATTTAATTTCATTCTCAATACAAAAAATCACTCCTTTATCCGAATTTCTCAGCTTACAAAAAATTCTTaaatttctttctttccaaatatgATAAACACAACTAGCCAACACCCATTTTTTGATCAAATTCTCAATagttctagactttaatccagAACTAATTTTAAGAACTAAATCATTCCAATTGGAATAATAAACATCAATCCCAGACTTGGAACAACAATGATTCCAAATAGCATTTGAGAACTCACATTGAAAGAAAAGATGGTCATGCGAATCAGAAATGGTAAAACAGAAAGGACATAGCAAAGAACCTGACTTCTCCCAAATTTTAACTCGATCTTGAGTCTTTAATCTATTCAGCACAGCAAGCCACAAGATAAAGGTATTCCTGGGAATACAATTCCTATACCAAACACAGTTCGCCCAGCTAACATTGTCTCCAAAGTTATTAATATCTCTCCAAACTTGCTTACAAGAAAATTTTTTACTCATGCCTTTCATATCCCTCCAAACAATCATATCCCTATTATTTCCAATATTGCAAAACATGGGCCCATCAATCAATCCAGGAAATTTATTTACCCAATCAGCAGGCCAGGTGTAAGAATCATTTGTCATAACATCACTGACTAAAGATTCATCATTAAAGCCATTTCTAATCCAATCCCTCCTAGCAATAATTGTACTTAAAATACCAATTGggtgccaccaatcatgccaCAATGAAGTATTCCTACCATCTCCAATACATGAAGCAACATGAGGTCTCATAATTTTCCTCAattccaaaaatctcttccaagTCCAATTCATACTTTTCTTTTGCCATATATCCCAAAAATTCCTTTTACCAATATAATTTTCTCTCATCCATTGAACCCACAGAGAGTTTTTGTTATTGATCAAATTCCAAACATGCTTGGATAACAAAGCATCATTCCAGAATCTCAAGTTCTTAATTCCAAGCCCTCCATTTATCTTTGGTTTACAAACATCACTCCATTTGATCTTGGCTTTCCCTTTGACCAGTTCTCCTTTAGCCCACAGAAAACTTCTACAAATCGATTCAATCTCCTTAATAGTAGCAATAGGAATTTTAAAAATAGAAGCCCAATAAATATGAGTTGAAGCCAAAACAGAATTTATGAGCTGTAATCTTCCAGCAAAGGAAAGGATCTTATTTTTCCAATTATAAACTTTCAATTTGATCTTATCGACAAGAGCTTGACAGTCCTTTTTGAATAGAGTATTCACACACATTGGTATTCCCAGATATTTAAAAGGTATTTTACCAATATCAAAAggtaaaatacccaaaataatccTTCTCATGTTTGGCTTCACACAACTAAAAAAAATCTGACTCTTCTCCATACTAGCTTTCAGCCCCGAAATAGTTTTAAAGTCATCAAGAGCAGACTTTAACACTCTCGCAGAATTCCCATTACCATAAGCAAACACAAGTAAATCATCTGCAAAACATAAATGAGTAATTTTCTGATTTTCACATTTGCAATGATATTTAAAACTGTTGCTACCATCTATTTTCTTCAGCAATAATAAATTGAAAACCTCCATAACCAATGTGAACAGGTAAGGAGACAAAGGATCTCCTTGTCTCAGCCCCCTTTTTCCTTCAAAATATCCATGATCTTCTCCATTAAAATTCAGCATGAACCAAGGAGAAGAAGTACATGCCATGATCCAATTAACCATAATCGGATGAAATCCAAATTCCAACAGTATCCTCTTAAGAAATTTCCAATCCACAGTGTCATACGCCTTTTGTATATCAATCTTTAAAGTGCATTTTGGCTTTCCTTTCTTATTTTTATACCCCACCATCAATTCTTGAGCAAGCAGAATATTATCAAGAATTGATCTCCCTTGAATAAAGGCAGATTGATTCTTGCTAACAATATCACCTAAATTGCTCCTTATTCTGTTAACAATTATCTTACTgatacacttataaaaagtgttgcAACAAGCAATAGGTCTAAAATCAGTCACTTTTCTAGGACAATCCACTTTAGGGACCAGCACAATCCTAGTGGCATTAATACCCTTCAATAATTTCCCTGTCCAGAAGAATTCCCTCACTGCTTTGCATATATCATTTCCAACAATATTCCAAGCACTCTTAAAAAATTTAGAAGAAAACTCATCAGGTCCAGGGGCATGGTTATCAGCAATATCGAACATAGCCACTTTAATTTCTTCATCAGTAACAACCCTTATCATATTCATAGCCACATTTCTATCCAACTTATTATGAAAAGAAACTTCATCAAGAATAGCTAAATCTGTGTCCTCTTCACATCCCAAGAAATTCTTAAAATGATTAACAAATTTTTCCTTCATCATGTTCCCCCTAACCCATCTTCCATCCTCATCAAGCACCATCAAAATACGATTCCTGTTATTCCTGCTTTTCAAACAATTgtgaaaatacttcgtattattatcCCCCTCAACTAACCATTTGATCTTAGCTCTTTGGGATAGCAGCTTTTCTTCATCATTACAAGCAACATTATAttcaaaaagaatattagcatgctcCTCCCTATATTTAGCAATATAAGGCTCTTGATCAATTTTCATTTGAATATTCCCCAACTCCTTcctgatccatgcatggatcatgaaagcccaaaatgtgatggattagtgattactagtgggctagaaggtggtttgggctcaatggttgggttgtgcatggtaacccacaaattgaattagggttgcatgaagactagggcaacatttttaaggcttcataagtgctaaAAACGTTActatttgcttcataaagcctcctagccgtttttgacactctttggtggattagggttacactttaatgcttatgATGACtccttaatgcttcttatggctccttaatgaagcatagccgttttttttttcattcacaaGTCTcatggacgttttttttgtgttcttTCAAGAGTTACCTTAATTtctatttactagttttaatgaataattggttggttggcttgtaaccaccaaatttgtaataaaggcttcatataaagccaaattatgcatggaaaaagcaatagacgaatttttaatcAAAGAACCCttttgttcactttgaattattgttataattcacaaattatcttgttaggacgtgttcttgacttgatacgaactcaatccaataggtcttggattgttttcaccggtatacaacttaataggtcttgagttgttactaatctatccatttctttccattcatatatcatttgtggttactattctcttttaatttacctaaacactaccctactcaccaaatcaagcccatacacgcATCACTTCCTCAATTCTTTAATTTTCAATCCCGAACCTCTGAATTTGTTACACATCTGTCTACAACTTTTTTTCAACAATTTCAGCTTTTGAGAGATTTTGAACATAAAAAAACCTTCAATATTTGTAGACCAAATATCCTTAACCATAGGCAAAAATTCATCTTTATCCGAAATAAAATTGGCAAATCTGAAAGAAGATTTCCTTCTCAATTTACAGTTCGGCATTATTAAAACAGCTGGACAATGATCAGATATTCTGTAAGGTTTGAAAACAGCATGCGCAAGAGGCTGATCAGTCATGAACTTCAAATTAGCCATGACCCTATCCAATTTCTTCAGAATACCTTTATTACCAGCAGGAGATTTATTCCAAGTGAATTGAAACCCTGTACTATTCAAGTCTTCGACATCAATGAAATTGATACACTCAGAAAATTCATCAACACCCTTCAGCATTTTAGAACACCCTTCTGAATAATCAGACTCTTTTAAAGCAACATTAAAATCACCCAATAAACACCAAGCTTCATTTTTCACAGTTATGCTAAATTTTTTCAAATCTTCCCATAATACCCTTCTTTCAATATATTTAGAAGCAGCATAGATGAATGAAAGAAACATACTATAACCAGAATCAATGAATTTAACACAACAATGGATCACTTGTTTTGATTGAGAAATGACCATAATTTCAAATAATTTTGGATCCCATCCAACAATTATTCTCGTACCAATTTCACAGGAACTACTATTTGAAATCCAATCCCAGTTCCCAAAGGTTCTGCAACACACATTCtttaaatttaaacaattaacatGGGTTTCAACCACAGCACATATCCCCAGATTATTATCCTtaataacatcaataacctcTTTTTGCTTAACAGCTTTATTCAGCCCTCTGATATTCCAAACACCAATCGACATCATTGGGAAATAATAGAATTTTTGGCATTTACCTCCTCAAATGCTTGAGAACTCCCCATCTTACTGCTATTATTATCCGACTCCAATTTATCTTTATTCACTTTATTACTTtcatttcctttcttcttctcctctccCTTGATTGAAGAAATCAATTTGTTATTCTTGTTTTCATTAGAAACCAATCCAGCATCACCACTATCAACAATTTGATTAGCAACTGCCTTCACAATCTTATCATCCTCTTCCATTTTATCCAAAACTTCCTCTTCAATCTCTCCCAAgatttcaaaactatttttattACTTAATCCCTTCCCTGTTATATTCTCACTACCAAGACTAAAATTGCCCATCTCTGCCTTATTATCCTTTTTAACTATAGCCTCCTGCTTATTATTTTCCTTTAACCCCCGACTACCTATAACATCCTGCCCATTAACAAACTTCTCGAAATTTCTGTTCTTTTCTAAATTCCAGTGACTTACTCCTTTATTACTCCAATTCCAATTTTGCCCTTTACCATTTCCACCTCTGTTCCCATTATTGCCTTTAGAGAAAATACCCCTTTTCCAATTCCCATTCTTCCCATTATTCTTCATATTATTCAATTGATTATAACCCTCTTGAGACTTGCTAGTGCCTTCACCATCATTGTTACCCTTAACCTTTTTATATTTAACTTCTGTGAAACCATCCCCATTAACAACTTCCTTCCCTTTATTATTCTTTAAATTTCTCACTTCTCCATTATTATCCTCCTTCACAACATTCATAGCTGCAGCACAAACTTTATCCACATGCCCATAGACTTTACAATGATTACATctagaaggaatccaagcatactCAACATCAAAACTTTGAATCACAGCAGAATTAGATACAAAATCCCAAGTAGCTATATCAATCTTTTTTCTCCATTCCTTCCCAGCTTCCATTTCAACAAGAATTCTAGCATAAGCATTCCTTCCTTTATGTTCCAAACACATTTCCTCAGTAAAGGAATCAAAAGCCAAAGGAATACCTATCTTACTAGCAATTCTACATAAGTTTTCACCACTCCAAACTTCCAAGggcaaatcaaatattttaatccaaacaGGAATTTTATCATGCTTGTTCTTAGTTAATGTCAAACCAGGCCTCCATCGTTGAAGAAATAAAGGCATATTATTAAACATTAACCAAGGACTACCCTCCAAGACAGATAACATCCCCTTTTCATCATTGAATTTAAAGAAGAAAAACCCTTTACTGTTCATGAAAACCTCTTCCAAACCCACATTCTTCCACAATCTTCTAACTTCTTTCTGAATTACAGGAAACGCCAACTTCTTGTCAATCATATAACCATAAAGAGTATTAGAAAAAGGAATACTTGCATTCTTCAGATTCTCTATTGGAATTATAACAGGACCATCCTCTTCCCCTTTCTCCCCTGGAATATATCTAACATCAATCTTTCCCTTATGTCTATTACCCTTTAACACACCAGCATAAGAGTTCATCACATTCCCCTGCAATTCTCCTTCCTCCTTATTGCTAATCATAGCATTTCCTAAAATAGAAGGAAGTAAATTAATGCTATTAATAACAGTACCTGACTTCTCATTGCAGCTAGTATCCATATTACTCTTAGCATTAACCT is a window of Lactuca sativa cultivar Salinas chromosome 1, Lsat_Salinas_v11, whole genome shotgun sequence DNA encoding:
- the LOC128128165 gene encoding uncharacterized protein LOC128128165; protein product: MSIGVWNIRGLNKAVKQKEVIDVIKDNNLGICAVVETHVNCLNLKNVCCRTFGNWDWISNSSSCEIGTRIIVGWDPKLFEIMVISQSKQVIHCCVKFIDSGYSMFLSFIYAASKYIERRVLWEDLKKFSITVKNEAWCLLGDFNVALKESDYSEGCSKMLKGVDEFSECINFIDVEDLNSTGFQFTWNKSPAGNKGILKKLDRVMANLKFMTDQPLAHAVFKPYRISDHCPAVLIMPNCKLRRKSSFRFANFISDKDEFLPMVKDIWSTNIEEKLLSQRAKIKWLVEGDNNTKYFHNCLKSRNNRNRILMVLDEDGRWVRGNMMKEKFVNHFKNFLGCEEDTDLAILDEVSFHNKLDRNVAMNMIRVVTDEEIKVAMFDIADNHAPGPDEFSSKFFKSAWNIVGNDICKAVREFFWTGKLLKGINATRIVLVPKVDCPRKVTDFRPIACCNTFYKCISKIIVNRIRSNLGDIVSKNQSAFIQGRSILDNILLAQELMVGYKNKKGKPKCTLKIDIQKAYDTVDWKFLKRILLEFGFHPIMVNWIMACTSSPWFMLNFNGEDHGYFEGKRGLRQGDPLSPYLFTLVMEVFNLLLLKKIDGSNSFKYHCKCENQKITHLCFADDLLVFAYGNGNSARVLKSALDDFKTISGLKASMEKSQIFFSCVKPNMRRIILGILPFDIGKIPFKYLGIPMCVNTLFKKDCQALVDKIKLKVYNWKNKILSFAGRLQLINSVLASTHIYWASIFKIPIATIKEIESICRSFLWAKGELVKGKAKIKWSDVCKPKINGGLGIKNLRFWNDALLSKHVWNLINNKNSLWVQWMRENYIGKRNFWDIWQKKSMNWTWKRFLELRKIMRPHVASCIGDGRNTSLWHDWWHPIGILSTIIARRDWIRNGFNDESLVSDVMTNDSYTWPADWVNKFPGLIDGPMFCNIGNNRDMIVWRDMKGMSKKFSCKQVWRDINNFGDNVSWANCVWYRNCIPRNTFILWLAVLNRLKTQDRVKIWEKSGSLLCPFCFTISDSHDHLFFQCEFSNAIWNHCCSKSGIDVYYSNWNDLVLKISSGLKSRTIENLIKKWVLASCVYHIWKERNLRIFCKLRNSDKGVIFCIENEIKLKLIGLRKMNIMDYFWAFGDDSFRMFYLLLIVNIAEVGFTHSRSFNLRSYIVRIKDIRWSNREWIQELIGRRKCWTNIVKVLQWNLVNFIGISLFFVVCGF